The DNA window AGTCACACTCACGTCGGTCTGCACCATCTGGCAGCGCTGAGCCCGGATGCGGGTGACAAAGCCGAACACGTCCACTTTCCTCTCGGTGTTCATCATGTCCAGCATGGCGTCGATCACTATAAACGTGCCCGTCCTCCCCACGCCCGCGCTGACATGGGGAATGAGAAGAGCGAGAAAAGACACAAACCGCTGTATCAAAACCCTGTGTTAGTCCCCACAGGTAACACGTAAACCGAACCCAATATAATTGCCTGTAGGTAGCACACCCTACACATTTAACCTGAAACCCTAACCCAATATAACTTCCTGCAGGTGTGTATATGTAagtatctatctctgtctctctccttcttcctcacacacacacacacacgttcacactcaCCTGCAATGCACCACTATGGGCCCAGCGTACTGCGGGTTGCAGGTCTTGACCTTCTTGAGGAATTTGAGCATGCCTATGGGTGTGAAAGGCACACCAAAGTCCGGCCAGCTGGTGAAGTGGAACTGGGTCACCAGACGCTGGGGCTTCTTACCTGACACGTCGCCCacctagagggagggagacagtaaTGACTATGGATTATACATACAGAATCAACTCCAAAGTTAACCTTGTTAGGAAACTTGAAagaggcaaggagagagagaaggagaacgaAAGGGAGAGCGTAAGAGGGAAACGAGGGAGTGGgtcagagaagcagagagagagggacggagagaaagggaggaacagTGGGTCACCTGCTGGATTCAGAAAGGCAGAAAGGGAAggaaagagtgacagagagggaggaaacgAGGGAGTGGGTCAAACagagaaagagtaagagagagggaaggagggagtgagagaaggagggaggaacagtGGGTCACCTGCTGGATGCAGAACTTGCGGATGGTGTAGTCCACCAGCACCATCATGTCCTCCACTGACACACGGATGTTACCGTAGGTCCAGCAGCCCTGGTCCGGCCAGTACTGGGCACACTTACACTGGGggacggaggagggggagggaggaacgggatagagggggagagtggggaggggagaggagaggaagagagaggggagagttaTAGAATAGACTTTCGTTTTGAAAGGATAGTCTGATAAAGACCCCAAAGTAGCTACAATGAGATTCCATGTCGTTTTGCCTtaaccactttttttttttttctttgcttcAGAACCTTTGAGTGGCACctttcacccacacacagtcaaatcTAGCGCCATATCGACGCCTTCCATCTTTGCCCTTCTTTGTTCTctacctcttttctctccttcagATTGGTCACCATGACGATGGTTGCCGTGTTCTGCTCCCAAATCATTCTCCAGAAGTCGTTTACCGTCTCCTCCTTTGgtcctgagggagagagagagaaaaaacttgAAGTAAAGCTGTCAACCAGCAAGAATTCAAATGACTGGATAACTAGAAAAAAGACAAGTGAATGCTCTGATCTAACTGTACAGTACTTACCTTGCGCAGCAATGAATTTATTCTTCTCCTGGTAACCCTGGCGACCAAAAAAAGGAGGGAATGTGCATGAGTCTATTATCCACCACTTTGGATTGAAATGCTGTAATCTGGACCGTGTTCTCATAACACACTTACATTGATAAAAGAAGCATTGATGAAGTCGGAGTCTGGGACTCCTTCCAGAGACAGGAGATGCACTCTGGAGTGGTCatctggaagagagacagagacagagtaagAAATAGAGAAACAACGGAAACAAAAGGAAAGACTGACATATGCCAAGTCTCAAAACAAAACCATCATTAAGTATTCAAACTATCCTTACCCCTTGAAAGATAATACAAAGCTATCATTTACATCATAGAAACTACCCTAATGCAATTTTACTGGCATGGGAGTGGACCATTTGAAGAGTTCCACTACAAAATGCAATTTGAACTGAACCTAAAATACAGTGCCAGTCTCCACTTGAACAATTTCACAACCTTTATGCTTGTGATACAGTGTATATGATACATTGTATGATAATGTGATAACGGCATGATACTGCTCCCCCTTTTCCTttacctctcccttcccctctctctcccctcctacttttccccctgcctccatctttccctccctctttctctcctccttctccccacccctttcttcacccccccccctttctccctgcctccatatttctttcttcccctccctctttctctcctccttctccccacctctccctctctcctccccccctctcttccccttgtCACTCACACGGCAGGATGTTGACGTAGCGGTtcttctccttgttctcctccTTGGAGGCCGCGTCGCACGAAGCCTGGATGGGACACACCGGCAGCGCCTGGAcggacagatggagggagatgtgtTAGGGGGACACGAAGGGACAAGCCGGTTGCACCAGCTCAGCGCTGTGGACGGCGTTTGATATGACGTGCGTGTTCCGTCATGCATTTCTTAAGTACAGGTGATATACAAGGTGGGAAATGCAGTGATGTAATATCGATGCAAATGCATAGATCAATTGGTTGTGAGTATATGTGTTTACAAACGACTGTGTTAGCATCTGCGTGTGTAAGTGAGCGCATGTTTGATAAGACtgatgaaagagagggagtgtgaaaatgagaaagaaagaaaactgataaatgtgtgtggaagagagggtgagagtgaaaaaaacaaaacaggggGACTAAGTGTACTTGGGCGTACATTGAACTCCTCCCTGAAGAGCTTGTTGTCGTCGGCCATGCGACgattcatctcctcctccagcttgtCGACAGGAAGGGGCGGATACTTCCTGTTTGTACTGGGAGAGCGGGCCAATAGCGGCACACTCTGTAGCTCTGAGCCAGCAAGCAGgaagcgagggaggagaggatcgaAACAGGAGGGAAGATAGGTGGAGATACCGAgtagaaaaaaggagagaaaaaaagtgagACCTATACTGTTGTGAAGCAAAAAAATCTAAGCAGCAATATTAAATTCACCTACCAAAACCCAGTAAAATAGAcaaaaatcaacaaaaaaacTAATGTATTAGGGATTGTAAAAAACACATTCCAAGACTCTCAACATTTACTGTCATACCACACTATGAACACCTGATGTCACTGTAGCATTACACTCCCACTGAGGCACAAAGCGCTAGACGCAGAAGGATCTTAGGTCATTCCAATAAACAATACACTAACACCCTTGGCCCAGGAGTTTGTGGATGACAAGGTTATTGGTCAAGATTGTGAGGTCCATCTAATTGTACCCTGGGCCACTTAAATGTAACCAGGTGtgtacacaaatgtacacatccGATGTGGACTGAATACAACATTAGATGATAGACTTCCACGTATGCTTGCCACACACAAGTATAACGGCATACGCAATACAGCAATAGACATGATTTTACCTGTTTCATCTGATCTGCCATTGGTCAGCCTGAAGGAATTGGAATGGCTGCCCGCTTGCTTGTATTTCTTGAACCTGTCAATCACCCCattgcatacacacactagGATGAATACATATTTCAGGAATCTCACTCCAGATCACAATCAGTCATTGCCATGGTAACTGCAGCACCCTGGGCCATCCCCACAGGTCTCCAGCTTGAAGGAACCAATCGattgactgcgtgtgtgtgtgtgttgagatatGTGACCACATGTTAACATACTTTATTGGGATTTGCTCTAGTGCAGCCTCTCGCAACCCTGGTCTTCAAGGACCCCCTGCCCAGCTTTTTTTGAcgtttccctcttccaacacacatgattcaaatgaatgggttgttgtCAGGCTTCTGTTGAGCTTCAAAAACAATCCATGAATTGGAATCAGGCGTGTGGGAGCAGGgacacatctaaaacatgcaaggCATCTTTAGGACCAGGCTGCACAAGTGCACAATGGCAGAAGATGCCGTGTTGTAAACTTCTCAACACAGGAAGCACACGTGTGAACTGCTGAGCAGCACTAGAGACTGAACAACCCCCTGCTAGGCGACACCTGACAGTTTAGCAACGAAGACCAAATCCCAGATTAAGAGTTGTATCACTCCAATTAGCAATTCATTTGCAAAGAACAATTAATTCGCAAAAAAGACACAACCAAAACCCCTGCTATTTCACCTGTATGATATTACACACTGGCTACATAGCGTTAGAATATTTTGTtatagagtaaaaaaaaaaattatgtcgACAACAATCACATTTTATATCTTTCTGACTACTTATTTAACCAAAAGCAAGACTTAAATGAACACTTGAATCAGATAGTCTGCATCATATGAACAGAATTGCGTGTCCTGAGTCTGTTGCAAAAAATCCAACAATATGGATTCAGCTAGATCGAATCACAGATGTCGATGGGATGGGTCTCATTCTGTTGTTCTGACTAACAGACCCACATGACTCGAGTTTGCCGGTTAGCTCTTGTACGGTGTGGCagaagggttgtgtgtgtgtgtgtatgtgtgataacTCTGACCTCAGCATgtaaaggatgatgatgatgaagactatgacaagcagggaggagagggccacCATCACAGCGATGATGGGCATTTCATCAGAGGGGGGCTCTTGttctgagagaaagagtgtgtgtatgagagatagagggatagaaagggagagagagagacagagaaggaaagggagtgaaagagacaaatactttttttaagAACAGCAAAAGCACATGTGCCTGGTCTCAAAGTAAATCTGTGACAGTGGTTGAGAAGTTTTTTTTCCATCGTCATGAGAAGTCTAATGTCATGGTGTCTCTGTTAATATGTTATGTGTTCACAGAAATAAAGAACTGCATCACTAGGGTGAACACTCTGTCCTGTGTAATCACAAAAAAGATACATCACTATTTAACTTATGGGCCAATTCCCCCCAAAAATTGGACCACATAGAACATTTTACAAAATtacgttgtttttttttatagcatCTGATGCAAGACATGCTGAAGAGTCATGAGTTATTTTTCCTGACATGCATAATTACAATGGATATCAAGTCTACGAACATGCTTAAAAAGCATATTGTTTTCGACCTCACCCTACTCACAACACATTTGATATGCACTGTAAAGTGAGCCCTGTTTGAATATTCTAGAAATAAATCCATCCTTCTGTTCCTACAGGCAGTATCTGAACTGACGTGATTAAATGAGTCAAGTGTCTCTTCTACACAGTTGTTCCAAATCTATTGATATTAGATCAGGGATttaagagggaggaagagaaaagatgAATTCTAACAGCTTTCAAATAGGGTCCAAGAACAAAACAAACGTCAGTCAAGTTGTTTTTCTTCTGATATAAAGGGGTATAATTTGACGTTCAACACACGCCGGTAGTGACATGTTGTGTTGAATTAAAGATAGATTAAGATGCAGCTAGCTAAGCAGCAATAAACCCTGGAGTGAAATGCTAATAAaagaaatacataaatacaaagTACATATAAATGAGAACTGATTTACTCAATATACTCCACTCAAAACTCAAAGCTGTCGACCAGTATAGTTTCATCACATCTACCACCCCCAATTGGCATGCAAGCAATTCATTTAGAAAATGTTCAGCTGCATCGCAACACCCCTTCATAGAGTAAATCACTCTATCCAATGTTCTATGTTGAACAGTGTATACATTCTATTGCATCCCCCACAATGGTGGACAGAGAGGCTGACATGGCAGAAGACTGGTCGCCGGCTAATGCATAGCAACAGAGGAGCcatagaggggaggaggaagacgacgcAGTTCTTGCTAACTAACACATTGGGGACAGTCTTATATAACTGACATATAGCAGCTGCTCTGATTGCTGACAACATCTGTTGCATCTCCCCGGCGGCGATATAAGGAAAGACATGCACGGTGGTGTGCTTCAGAAGGTGCATGATATGTTGGTTGAAAATTGAGAGACTTGCGGTTTCAGGGAAGCTTGTGTTTACGATGAGAGCGAGAGGGTCTATTGAGGATATATCGGGTAATTAATAGCCAGTTTTAAGCTTAAGTCTATGATGTTGTTGCTATCAAAGGAAGTCCCTCCAGGGTACAGAATGATAACATTTCCCTGAGTCTACCTTTAGGTGTTTTGTATCCAGTCCGTCCTATCTCGATCTGACAGTCATTTCTGTACTAGTTTACACACAACTGAGggctgtctcacctgtctcgttGCCACCTGTGAACGAAAAGACAAGAAAATCGTTCTCACCAAGTCTCGACAGAAATGGCAACATGTCAGAGACAACCCATGCATTGCGTTTCCCAGCTTGCTAATCCTATTACTCAGTGGTACACAGGCACAAAAAGCAGGCACCGCGCACCgtgtttacatattcaaatctctctgcttcctgcgaGTAAAGCTCGGAAGAACGGCACCACGTGTTGTAGCAATGTGGACAATGGACattcatatttttctttttcattaatTCAAACGACCCAGCAGAGTGACcaaccaaccacacacacacacacacctggaatgTTGTTACTGTTGGCCGATGTGTGCTCCACGGTGGTCTCAGTGGAGGTCTCCATCTCCAGGGGAAAATCTGTACCCATGTCTGTGTACGGCGACGTGCCTTCTGGACCAGAAGGTGTGGTTGCGTTGTATGCTCCGCCTCCCCCATCCTGGACGACGGTTGTTGAGGCTGGGGACTGCACTGTGGTCGGGGGGGCGAGAGGGTCTTTGGTTGGGGCAGGGGGAAGATGGGGAGCAGGCACGGGGGTGGCAGCAGGACCCCCTGTTAATACAGCCTCATTGTTTGTTGTGGTGGCGAttgttgtggtggttgttgtgGTTGCAACTGTTGATGCTGTGACAATTGTCGTGGCTGGTGCAACAGGGGGCGTTACCACCGTAAAATTGAGGAGGGAGGCCGCAGTAATATTTGTTGGTTTGGCAGTATGGATTGGACCTTAAAAAAGAGGGTAAAggagaaacacaaaacatttttattcCAAATCCCTTCTCTCATAGCATTCACGCAAGGTGTCCTTCTGGCTATCTTTAGATTCCTAAAATTAGGGTTGCATTTCCATGAAACCCCACCATCAAGAAGCAACCATAACTGACACATCACATCACACAACATGCCCTACATATTATGCTTTTAGAAAGTCAAATTACAGTTCCACAACATCACAAGCCTTTTAGTTGATGCTCTCCTCATAGAAAAAGTTAAACTCAAGTTCAGTACTAACTCATAGATGATCTTTTCTCAGATCTTTTACAGGTGTACTTTGCTCAACTTTAGCAAGAAATTGCTGTACATAAAATGTCAGCCTCCTACTTTTTAGACCATCATAGTCCATATTGTTGTGATACATGTCCCTGTCTTACCTGTAGGGAAGGGAGGTTCCTGGGCAGAGGTCCCCAGGGCTAGACTGAGCAGCAGGAGCAGGGGACACATACCCATACTGCCCTGCATGAACAAACAGAGTTTTAATAAGAATCAACCAAAATATTGCCCAGTCATAGATGAAGTTATCAAGATTATGTCTGGATTATAATCCAGTTCTTTAATCTCTATTCCTAATCCCACTTGCTCGATTCTGGACAGTAATCCCATTCAATTTAAGCAAGcccagttttatttatttattttcgctAAATGTATTACTATGTTTAGACAAATATGGCAATGGGTATTTGAAGAAAATGTGATAATCTTAAAGTATATTGAGCAAGGTTTATTCTCACCTTAAGGTGCGAAATTGGCATCAATCACTCATTCGCACAGTGTGGTCCTAGAAGAAAAAGAAATGTCCAATTGTGATGATGTATGCTTTTTGTTGCTTCTAATATTGTCTTTTTATTCAAACTTGTCACGATCAATTCATTCCTCAAGTTTCCCCTAAAAGTCTCAACCTATTAATTATTTGAAATAAGGTTTTGTTGTAACAAAACACACGCCAAAGCAAAATtctataataaatacaaaagtCTGCAAAAAAGCCAACAGAGCAAAATCTCTCGGGCACTGCAAAATCCCAGCAACTCCCCTCACAGCAATGCATATCTCTTGTATCCAGGTGGTGCTCTGTAACAATATGAATAATAAATGATAGACATTATTCTGGGACACTGCAAGGAAACAGAAAAAGGCCTAGTGTATGTATTCCATCTTGGGCTGGGAGGAAAACTGGAGAGCCAGCTCTGCTGGGAAAAGAGGCATTTTCAGAAACATGAATCTAAATTACAATGTCAAGTAATTCTGCATTCCTCATTCAGTTTACACAAATTAACACTTCAATTTTCAGAAACATGCCTGTGCTGTTAAGGCTGTAATGGAATAGTGTCCTACTTTAATTTATGAATTGACTGGATTACAATTGGACCTTGTTTCTAACTAACAGCATTATTGAAATGGGGTTGAGTGAGTTGAGGGCCAAGAGGATAGAGAGCATGGCAGGATGGGTTGACTGACTGTCAGCATTTGGTCCCCTACACTGTCCCTTGATGCTGTCTCACTGACTGAGCTGTGATAATTCCGGGCTTAATCTGGTGGTCCTGGCCCTGAGATAATCCAAGCCTTCTGGCTCTCTTTATAAAATCTGCAGCCCAGACACGAGGGCACTGTAACATTAGACACAGAGTTGCTGGATTTCACAGATTACATGAGAGGGGATTTGCAAAATTAGGTCTTGAAAACAAATACTGTGCCGGTGTAGAGCTTGTGGTAATAAAATAAGATACaaacaataaatataaatgtttttgAAAAGGGTCACCAAACTATGTATCCCTGATTAAGTCACATCTAAGACCAATTATCTATTGTCCTGGTCCTGGACACTTGAAAGTGACAAGTCAACAAAGCAAAAAGTAGCCTATCCCTATTTTTGCCAGAATATCCTCCCATCATTTGCATGAATATTTATTATCTATAGTCACTGAAGTTTGGGGGCAAGCACTTGAGCAGTTTGTCACCTCTGAATGACGGGTTCTAAATTAAATGGTGGTCTTGCATCTGTTTTGCTTTGCACTTGAAGCAGATTAATAACTGAAaactgagttttcagtttaAGCACAAGGCCACACCAAAACGATTAACCAGAGCACAGCCAATCTTTGTGGTATCCAATCAAATTTGGTGCCTTATGTCATTCCTTACTTGCAAATTGTGTTCCACCTCCTTGAAACGAGACACCAGAATGAATGCAATCCAGAACTGCCATGGTAACAGAACCATAATGCTCCATCATGACAAAGTTATTTTCAGGGATGATTCCAGCCTCTATCTCTGCTGCTGATTCAGACTCCAGGAAACTCATAAAACAGAGAGCTCGCCCTTTCCTGCCCTTGTCGTCTAGCCCAGTACAGCTGGTAGCCACCCAAAAACTCCAAAAAAGGGGCAACCCCCTGATCTTTGACCCCTTTCAATGCAACGCCTAAAATCTCATCCAACCACAAGAGGACCAAACCCCATTAAAACAAATAACTCAAACCTAATAGCCGGTAGCCATTACATCAATAATGAATAGGGAGTTAGCGACCCCAAAGTTTGGTACAAAAGGTACCAGTCTACAAATTGTACAAAATGTTGCCCAATGTAGCTTTAACTTAGTTTCAATTGTGATTTTGTAAAATCAAAACTGATGTGAAATCAGTTTTGTGTCATTCAGAGCATTTCTGAACGACCTTTTTTATTGCATGACTCATTGTCACATTATAGATTAGCTGTCACTCTGCATGGGGTCTAGCAGTGTGACGTCCCAAAGTGCAAGCGCTGACAGGAATGCTTTTCAAACGGAAGTCAGCAGCTCGATCAGTAGGTCAGGGTGCGTCTGTCTTTTGAGACCAACTTGAATGTGTTTCTACCCTCTGAGCAGGCCCTAaccttttctctgtgtgtgtgatgataagTGTTCCCAGCTCAAGCCTACTACACTAAGCACAAGTGCTGTCCTGTTACCACATTCTCTGGAGTGATGCGCCcccttctcccacccccccccccccccaatggcACTTAAAATAGCATAAATGGGTGAAAGAAAGTGTATTTGTAAATGGGGTATGTAGGTTGGCCTTATGCACTCCCAAATCTATCATTTGACAATATGGAAAGGATCACGTGATAAATACTGAATACACATCAAGCAGGTAATTTACTAGTGATTTATTTGAATACTGCTGGATGGTGATGGGCGACTAGATCTAGGCACTGGGTTCTACAAATCACATCTTCTCATAAAAAAAGATTTTCCTGGTTGCCAGACATATGCTCTTTGCCATGAGCAGTGGACGCTGCGAGAGAAGTTCTCCCCCTCTTGCTTAAAAATGGTTTCCTGTTACAAAAGCTTTGTTGACAGCCGTGGCCAATCAAGATATTCTCCTTCTAGAAGGGACAAAGGAATTAGAACATGCTGCAAGTTCCTGTCTTACTGCTAGATCTTAATCTACAGATTTGGTTCTGTACTCACAattacaacacaaacacaatctccATGTTATCCCCTTGGACCTTTAGGTTAGTTACAGTTATTCAGAATGTTTCCAGAAAACAATGCACATTTGAGGCTCCCCAGGGCTTAACATTGCTTACCTGGGTTCTGACAACTATCATAATCATGCATACTGTAGAATACATGCTGTATGCCTCACCTGGCATCGTCATAGACCAATTCGCTAATGCGTATTCATCTGAAACATCTCAGTTCCATTTTCGATTTCCATGAAGTGTTCTTAATGGGCACAGACCAAAATGCCTCTGGGATGCAATTGGATagaaacaaccaatcagagcaacaaaaAGTCATCTTGGTTGCTTACAAAGATGCTTCATCGGCGCTTTTCTGTATTGTCATTGTATCAAACCCGTCCCATTCTAGATAAACAGTTGTGATGTCACTTTTCATGCCAGAGCAAAATCTGTTTGAATAGGAGGGTGGCCAGACCTATCTGCAAGAGCAAATAAACATGACCTCGCAATTGTCTGGTACCCAGGCTACTGTATCTGTAACCATCTTTGAACAAATGACCTGGTTCTGTATGATGCTTTATGTCATACACTTCCAGAAACCCCTACCAAAAACAATTCTAGAAAGATGTCGTCCAAATGTAAGGTTGTTTCATGACTGGGCTAGGCAGCAGGATACATTAGGACAAGGTGGCAATGTGAAATCTGCTtgagtacaaaaaaaaaagaattactaATCAAAAAGAGCCATCTTGGGAGACAAATACACCAAAGAGAGTAGTTGGACAACCCATCTGGCAAACACCTTTATTCTGAAAGATTCATCATAGACGACTATCCAACCATAGATCCAGTGAGAAAACTGTCGATCACCTGTATGCTTATTCAGACTGTTGGGTTGGTATGTACCAAACTTTCCAGACATCTGAAATGTACCTACCATAGACTGATGGTTATCAAGCCTCTCTGCTCCTTTCCTTCCAGGATGTGCCCAGTTCAAGTGCCAAAACTATCCCACCACACCCAATTAAATAACCTACACCAATTAAGCGATATTATAACTTATAACAAAGACACTCTGTAGCAGCACAGCAAGAAGGTCCCCTCCTctgcaaaaaaacaacaacaaacagaaCTCTATGCCGCAAATCCTTACAAGAACGAATGAATCCAACCTATTTGGACCTTCAAAATGTGCCAAGGATATCCCTTTGGCAGAGACCAATCTAAAACCCTATTTTCACACAAAACAGGCAACCCGTTCAGTCTAGAAGCTGACCCGTTCAGTGTCAGTGCTCTAATCCAGTTCCATTGACTTTGCGTAGGCCCTCATACATATGTTGTGCGTGTTGAATCCGGCGTGACTAATGAATACATTGTTCCTCTGCCTGTGGCCAAGTGTTGGCCTAATTAGTGTGACATTTCAGAGTGGACACAGGACTCATGCTCCCATAGCATTTGAACTGTATCCACTTAAAGCTGGCCAGTATCAAGGAGGACATGTGGAGGTGCCATCTGCCAAGTCCATCTCCATGCCAAACTTAAACCATACAGCATGCAGAACTTCCTTACTGCCATTTTGTTAATCTCTTAGCAGTCCCAGTAGCATCATGGTACTGAATCACATTACTATGCTCACTTTACAAAGAACTGTAACTTACTGCCTTCATAGAATGGATTTGCTACACTGTGCTACAGAACTTTGAATGGATCTAGTCCCTTAGTATTACAAACATAAGGCTCGGCGGAACCATACCATATTACAGGAAGtcaaggggagagagatagcGTGTTCCATCACCAGCCTACTCATCTTGTCTGTGGTGGGTAGGTTTAGACTAACAACATTAGTGTGCCTGGAACCTCATTGATTAGAAAAAGCTCAATGGCCTCGATGCTTTGACAAAAGCAAGACAAGAAAGTACTGGGAGTCTGGTGGGGTGGATGATTCAGCAACTGTATCGGAGGGGTAGTCTTGGGGGGAGTCTGCCTTGCTGACTGCAGGGCACACTGCCCCATTGAGAGATAATggcagtctgtctgtcctccattcATGGCATAT is part of the Hypomesus transpacificus isolate Combined female chromosome 9, fHypTra1, whole genome shotgun sequence genome and encodes:
- the ptpra gene encoding receptor-type tyrosine-protein phosphatase alpha isoform X2, whose translation is MPISHLKGSMGMCPLLLLLSLALGTSAQEPPFPTGPIHTAKPTNITAASLLNFTVVTPPVAPATTIVTASTVATTTTTTTIATTTNNEAVLTGGPAATPVPAPHLPPAPTKDPLAPPTTVQSPASTTVVQDGGGGAYNATTPSGPEGTSPYTDMGTDFPLEMETSTETTVEHTSANSNNIPEQEPPSDEMPIIAVMVALSSLLVIVFIIIILYMLRFKKYKQAGSHSNSFRLTNGRSDETELQSVPLLARSPSTNRKYPPLPVDKLEEEMNRRMADDNKLFREEFNALPVCPIQASCDAASKEENKEKNRYVNILPYDHSRVHLLSLEGVPDSDFINASFINGYQEKNKFIAAQGPKEETVNDFWRMIWEQNTATIVMVTNLKERKECKCAQYWPDQGCWTYGNIRVSVEDMMVLVDYTIRKFCIQQVGDVSGKKPQRLVTQFHFTSWPDFGVPFTPIGMLKFLKKVKTCNPQYAGPIVVHCSAGVGRTGTFIVIDAMLDMMNTERKVDVFGFVTRIRAQRCQMVQTDMQYVFIFQAMLEHYLYGDTELEVTSLESHLAKLYAPSPGAGCGGMESEFKKLTSIKIQNDKMRTGNLPANMKKNRVLQIIPYEFNRVIIPVKRGEENTDYVNASFIDGYRQKDSYMACQGPLQHTIEDFWRMIWEWRSCSIVMLTELEERGQEKCAQYWPSDGVVVYGDISIELKREEESESYTVRDLLVTNNRENKARAVRLFHFHGWPEVGIPTDGKGMINIIAAVQKQQQQSGNHPITVHCSAGAGRTGTFCALSTVLERVKAEGILDVFQTVKSLRLQRPHMVQTLEQYEFCYKVVQEYIDAFSDYANFK
- the ptpra gene encoding receptor-type tyrosine-protein phosphatase alpha isoform X1, with the translated sequence MPISHLKGSMGMCPLLLLLSLALGTSAQEPPFPTGPIHTAKPTNITAASLLNFTVVTPPVAPATTIVTASTVATTTTTTTIATTTNNEAVLTGGPAATPVPAPHLPPAPTKDPLAPPTTVQSPASTTVVQDGGGGAYNATTPSGPEGTSPYTDMGTDFPLEMETSTETTVEHTSANSNNIPGGNETEQEPPSDEMPIIAVMVALSSLLVIVFIIIILYMLRFKKYKQAGSHSNSFRLTNGRSDETELQSVPLLARSPSTNRKYPPLPVDKLEEEMNRRMADDNKLFREEFNALPVCPIQASCDAASKEENKEKNRYVNILPYDHSRVHLLSLEGVPDSDFINASFINGYQEKNKFIAAQGPKEETVNDFWRMIWEQNTATIVMVTNLKERKECKCAQYWPDQGCWTYGNIRVSVEDMMVLVDYTIRKFCIQQVGDVSGKKPQRLVTQFHFTSWPDFGVPFTPIGMLKFLKKVKTCNPQYAGPIVVHCSAGVGRTGTFIVIDAMLDMMNTERKVDVFGFVTRIRAQRCQMVQTDMQYVFIFQAMLEHYLYGDTELEVTSLESHLAKLYAPSPGAGCGGMESEFKKLTSIKIQNDKMRTGNLPANMKKNRVLQIIPYEFNRVIIPVKRGEENTDYVNASFIDGYRQKDSYMACQGPLQHTIEDFWRMIWEWRSCSIVMLTELEERGQEKCAQYWPSDGVVVYGDISIELKREEESESYTVRDLLVTNNRENKARAVRLFHFHGWPEVGIPTDGKGMINIIAAVQKQQQQSGNHPITVHCSAGAGRTGTFCALSTVLERVKAEGILDVFQTVKSLRLQRPHMVQTLEQYEFCYKVVQEYIDAFSDYANFK